The Burkholderia cepacia genomic interval ACGTGTTTCTGACGCGGCAAGAGCTACGGGCTGTTCGTGCCCGTAGCTCTTATGTCCCATTCTTGGTGTGAGCAGATCAGGCGGAGCAGGCGTGCTGCGCCCATGCTTCCATGAGAGGGCGCCGTTGTTCCAGTAGGTCGGTGCGGTGATACGCGGCCTCGACCTGATTTTTAACGGCGTGAGCCAGTGCGCGTTCGGCGAGATCACGGGCATAGCCGTGTTCGCTGGCCCAATCACGGAAACTGGAACGGAAGCCGTGAGCGGTCGCGACGCGGCCGGATGTATCACTTTCGGCTTTTACGCGGCGGAGAAGAGCGGTTAGGGCCATGTCGCTCAGTACTTTTTCGCGCGGTGAGGGAAAGACGAGTGTTTCGTGCAGTTGACGCTGACTGAGAGTCTTGATGAGTTCCAGCGCCTTTTCAGACAGCGGGACGCGATGCGGTTCCTTTGCTTTCATGCGTGCAGCGGGGATGATCCAAACGCGTTTCAAGAGATCAAACTCATCCCACGTCGCACCGCGGACCTCACCACTTCGGGCCGCGGTAAGTATCAGGAAGAGTAGGGCGGCACGAGTGCTATCCGTAAGCTCGTGTTTTGCGAGGTGGCTTGCGACGAATTTGGGGACTTGGCGCCACGGCATTGCGGGTTGATGCTCCGCTTTGGTCGACTGTTTGGGGAGGATGTGATCGACGACTGAGACGGGATTTGCCGCGATATGACCATGCGCCCACGCCCACTGCATGACAGCGTGCATGCGTTGGCGAGTGCGACTTGCCGTCTCAGCCTTGGTCAGCC includes:
- a CDS encoding tyrosine-type recombinase/integrase yields the protein MLTDKQAKALKPTDKPVFDGKVTGLLLSPTKSGCKWILRFTSPVTRKRRDAGLGTYPEVSIAEARDKALAMRKLIDNGEDPIDQRNRDREAAAVVAAALTFEKAARQVHEELKPGWKNEKHSAQWISTLETYVFPKLGNRKLDAISPGDCADVLRAIWLTKAETASRTRQRMHAVMQWAWAHGHIAANPVSVVDHILPKQSTKAEHQPAMPWRQVPKFVASHLAKHELTDSTRAALLFLILTAARSGEVRGATWDEFDLLKRVWIIPAARMKAKEPHRVPLSEKALELIKTLSQRQLHETLVFPSPREKVLSDMALTALLRRVKAESDTSGRVATAHGFRSSFRDWASEHGYARDLAERALAHAVKNQVEAAYHRTDLLEQRRPLMEAWAQHACSA